In the Paralichthys olivaceus isolate ysfri-2021 chromosome 17, ASM2471397v2, whole genome shotgun sequence genome, one interval contains:
- the LOC109645611 gene encoding activin receptor type-2B-like, whose amino-acid sequence MWPRTVAVVAALLLGTLCAGLSHEEADVLECLYYNVNFEIEKTNQSGVERCEGEKDKRSHCYASWRNNSGSIEPVKKGCWLDDFNCYDRQECVATEESPQVFFCCCEGNFCNEKFTHLPDAIGPLIKAPPSSVGVLNVMIYCLLPVAMLSVALLTAVWMYRHRKPPYGHVDITEDPGALPASPLLGLKPLQLLEVKARGRFGCVWKAQMMNEHVAVKIFPIQNKESWENERDVFTTPGMRHENLLRFIASENRGSHLEAELWLITEFHERGSLCDFLKGNVLSWSELCHVSESMACGLSYLHEDVPRQKGEGPKPAIAHRDFKSKNIMLRSDLTAVIGDFGLAVLFEPGKPPGETHGQVGTWRYMAPEVLEGAINFQRDAFLRIDMYAMGLVLWELVSRCKAADGLVDEYMLPFEEDVGQHPSLEDLQEVVVHKKKRPVFKDLWLKHSGLSQICETVDECWDHDAEARLSAGCVEERISQVRRLTANIAPPTSDHRTLLVSTVMPVPMVTNVDLPPKESSI is encoded by the exons GACTGAGCCATGAGGAGGCCGACGTGCTGGAGTGTCTCTACTACAACGTCAACTTCGAGATCGAGAAGACCAATCAGAGCGGAGTGGAGCGCTGCGAGGGCGAGAAGGACAAGCGCTCGCACTGCTACGCCTCCTGGAGGAACAACTCGGGATCCATCGAGCCAGTGAAGAAGGGCTGCTGGCTGGACGACTTCAACTGCTACGACCG acaGGAGTGTGTGGCGACGGAGGAGAGTCCGCAggttttcttctgctgctgtgaaggAAACTTCTGTAACGAGAAGTTCACACACCTGCCCGACGCCATCGGACCAC tgatcAAAGCCCCGCCCTCCAGCGTTGGCGTGTTAAACGTGATGATTTACTGCCTCCTGCCTGTCGCCATGTTGTCTGTCGCTCTGCTCACCGCCGTCTGGATGTACCGACATCGCAAACCTCCGTACGGACACGTGGACATTACTGAG gacCCAGGAGCTCTTCCTGCCTCCCCCCTGCTGGGTCTTAAGCCTCTACAGTTACTGGAGGTGAAGGCTAGGGGGCGCTTCGGCTGCGTATGGAAGGCCCAGATGATGAATGAACACGTGGCCGTCAAGATCTTCCCCATCCAG AATAAAGAGTCGTGGGAAAACGAGAGAGATGTGTTCACGACACCAGGAATGAGACACGAAAACCTCCTGAGGTTCATCGCCTCGGAGAATCGAGGGAGTCACCTGGAGGCCGAGCTGTGGCTCATCACCGAGTTCCacgagagg GGCTCCCTGTGCGACTTCCTGAAGGGAAACGTGCTCAGCTGGTCCGAGCTGTGTCACGTCTCAGAGTCGATGGCGTGCGGCCTGTCTTACCTCCACGAGGACGTCCCCCGACAGAAAGGAGAGGGACCCAAACCAGCCATCGCTCACAG ggaTTTTAAGAGTAAGAACATCATGTTGCGTTCGGACCTCACCGCCGTCATCGGTGACTTTGGTCTTGCCGTTCTCTTCGAGCCGGGAAAACCACCTGGAGAGACACACGGACAG gtggggACTTGGCGGTACATGGCTCCAGAAGTTTTAGAAGGAGCCATCAACTTCCAGCGAGACGCCTTCCTGAGAATCGACATGTACGCTATGGGTCTGGTGCTGTGGGAGCTGGTGTCCCGCTGCAAGGCTGCTGacg gtCTTGTGGACGAGTACATGCTGCCGTTTGAGGAGGACGTTGGTCAACATCCGTCACTTGAGGATCTACAGGAAGTTGTTGTCCACAAGAAGAAGAGACCAGTGTTCAAAGACCTCTGGCTGAAACACAGC GGCCTGTCTCAGATATGTGAGACCGTGGACGAGTGTTGGGACCATGATGCTGAGGCTCGTCTGTCTGCTGGCTGTGTGGAGGAAAGAATCTCTCAGGTCCGCCGCCTCACCGCCAACATTGCTCCGCCTACCTCCGACCACCGGACCCTGCTGGTCTCTACAGTCATGCCTGTTCCCATGGTAACCAACGTGGACCTGCCGCCCAAAGAGTCGAGTATATGA